The following proteins come from a genomic window of Methanospirillum lacunae:
- a CDS encoding ABC transporter substrate-binding protein — protein MRQVKNVTKATSWVVLVFSLALLMVALPVVAEDSKQKMLLTSGINQAPITSHLQLRTRRYYNETLSPLGVKEVKAYSFPTGAPEIQALLAGDIDFAYVGSAPFVTGVANGLNAKIIAAVNTQGSDLVLKKDLPYTTPADLKGLKIATFPAGTIQDTILGDWLKKNGLDADKDVEIIPLGLGDAITAFLAGKVDAAFLPQPSPVTIEDSGTGKIMVHSGEMEQDHACCVLVATDDVIKNHPELVEQVLKTHLKATEFNAANKEEAAKHLSELTGLNTSIILKSFDEWDGQFVSDPAKITTSVKPLQKSRRISDTSRRMFLIRISLIQVCGEKSRLNSKNPFFFYHSFIISHGIRPLGC, from the coding sequence ATGCGACAAGTGAAAAACGTTACCAAGGCAACATCGTGGGTAGTGCTTGTATTCAGTCTCGCACTCCTCATGGTTGCTCTGCCAGTAGTCGCTGAAGATTCGAAACAAAAGATGTTGCTAACATCGGGTATCAACCAAGCACCCATCACCTCGCATTTACAACTGCGTACCAGAAGATACTATAATGAAACTCTCTCCCCCCTCGGAGTAAAGGAAGTTAAGGCATATAGTTTCCCAACCGGGGCACCTGAGATCCAGGCACTTCTGGCAGGAGACATCGACTTTGCATATGTCGGATCCGCACCGTTTGTAACTGGTGTCGCCAATGGGCTTAATGCAAAGATCATCGCTGCAGTAAACACTCAGGGATCTGATCTGGTTCTGAAAAAGGATCTTCCGTACACAACTCCCGCTGACCTTAAAGGACTAAAGATCGCGACATTCCCAGCAGGAACTATTCAGGACACAATCCTTGGTGACTGGCTCAAGAAGAATGGTCTCGATGCAGACAAGGATGTTGAGATCATTCCTCTCGGACTTGGAGATGCCATCACTGCATTCCTTGCCGGAAAAGTAGATGCAGCATTCCTGCCACAGCCATCACCAGTCACTATTGAAGATTCAGGTACAGGAAAGATCATGGTTCATTCTGGAGAAATGGAACAGGACCATGCATGCTGTGTCCTTGTAGCGACAGATGATGTCATCAAAAATCACCCAGAACTTGTAGAACAGGTCCTCAAAACTCATCTGAAAGCAACCGAGTTTAATGCCGCAAACAAAGAGGAAGCTGCAAAGCACCTGAGTGAACTGACCGGACTTAATACATCCATCATTCTCAAGTCCTTTGATGAATGGGATGGTCAATTTGTATCAGACCCGGCAAAGATTACTACGTCAGTGAAACCTTTGCAAAAATCCAGAAGGATCTCGGATACATCAAGAAGGATGTTTCTGATAAGGATCTCTTTGATACAAGTTTGTGGGGAAAAGTCAAGGCTTAATTCCAAAAACCCTTTCTTTTTTTACCACTCATTTATCATTTCTCATGGTATCAGGCCATTAGGTTGCTGA
- a CDS encoding SpoIIE family protein phosphatase yields MDTAILVDCIKLFEMVSVVMVIAYLFSRSRFYQEILEHRPTISTHIILALIFGILSIYGMSSGINYFGAVVNIRDLGPIIGGLSCGPFVGIGAGIIGTCYRLSVGGPNVFGAALGPIISGICGSAIFILNKREVLSTKYAIIATIGIEVGVSLITLLIRALGGSTSTLLTVFINVAVPMICLTSVAAGIFAFIIHNLIQERQVKLEKEKLEQEIAKKEAELSIAAEIQKSFLPDSLPYFPKYEMAGKSIPAKEVGGDFFDFMPLELIPFSKSQMGIMIADVAGKGVPAALFMALSRIVIRISALWFKNCAEAIAFANPVITHDSKTGMFVTLFLGILDNETMTMSYVNAGHNPPLVFRTGTEKIEELKPTGIAIGVIEDIAFDQKSVHLQNGDVVVLYTDGVTEAINTNTEEFGVPRLIQTIKDSVSLPSQEMVDTIVTRVTEFCGAQPQHDDITLLVIKVHDS; encoded by the coding sequence ATGGATACTGCGATCCTTGTCGATTGCATAAAATTATTTGAGATGGTTTCTGTCGTCATGGTTATCGCTTATCTCTTTAGCAGAAGCCGTTTTTATCAGGAAATACTTGAACATCGCCCAACTATCTCAACACACATTATTCTCGCGCTCATTTTTGGTATCCTATCAATTTACGGAATGTCTAGTGGCATCAATTACTTTGGTGCAGTTGTAAATATTCGAGACCTGGGTCCCATTATCGGTGGTCTCTCATGTGGTCCTTTTGTAGGAATTGGTGCCGGTATCATCGGGACATGTTACCGGTTATCTGTCGGCGGACCGAATGTCTTTGGAGCCGCACTGGGACCAATTATTTCCGGAATCTGTGGCAGTGCAATCTTTATCCTCAATAAACGGGAGGTTCTTTCAACAAAATATGCAATTATTGCTACAATAGGAATTGAAGTTGGAGTATCACTCATCACATTATTAATACGAGCTCTCGGGGGCTCAACCTCGACCCTTCTGACAGTATTCATCAACGTAGCAGTTCCGATGATCTGTCTGACTTCAGTTGCAGCAGGAATATTTGCATTCATCATTCACAACCTGATCCAGGAAAGACAGGTTAAACTCGAAAAAGAGAAACTTGAGCAAGAGATAGCAAAAAAAGAAGCCGAACTCAGTATCGCTGCTGAAATACAGAAAAGTTTTCTCCCAGATTCTCTCCCATACTTTCCAAAATACGAGATGGCTGGAAAAAGCATTCCTGCAAAAGAAGTTGGGGGCGACTTTTTTGATTTTATGCCACTTGAACTGATCCCATTCTCAAAAAGTCAGATGGGTATTATGATTGCAGATGTTGCAGGGAAGGGAGTCCCTGCAGCATTATTCATGGCTCTCTCACGAATCGTTATCAGGATCAGTGCACTCTGGTTTAAAAACTGTGCTGAGGCCATTGCTTTTGCCAACCCGGTAATCACCCATGATTCAAAGACCGGGATGTTTGTAACCCTGTTCCTTGGCATCCTTGATAATGAGACGATGACTATGTCCTATGTTAATGCCGGGCACAACCCCCCTCTTGTATTCAGGACAGGTACCGAGAAGATTGAGGAGTTGAAACCGACGGGTATTGCAATTGGTGTTATTGAGGATATCGCCTTTGACCAGAAGTCAGTTCATCTGCAGAATGGTGATGTTGTTGTCCTGTATACAGACGGTGTAACCGAAGCGATTAACACGAATACAGAAGAATTCGGCGTCCCAAGACTTATCCAAACAATAAAAGACTCTGTCTCCCTTCCTTCCCAGGAAATGGTGGATACCATCGTCACAAGAGTCACAGAATTTTGTGGTGCTCAACCACAACATGATGATATCACCCTCCTTGTGATCAAGGTTCATGATTCATAG
- a CDS encoding DUF1894 domain-containing protein has translation MGCIEELKSEVLAKGLTFKECRELISKTCPRVYLIEPGTKLFGEGIIGPPPIVIGTDGTIVVFPYVKPCHGTFVLKIEDPVEAARLSSFAKPYTK, from the coding sequence ATGGGCTGTATCGAAGAACTAAAATCAGAAGTTCTTGCGAAGGGTCTTACCTTTAAAGAATGTCGTGAGTTGATATCCAAAACGTGTCCACGTGTGTATCTCATTGAACCTGGGACGAAATTGTTTGGTGAGGGTATAATTGGACCTCCTCCGATTGTAATTGGAACAGATGGGACTATTGTTGTATTTCCATATGTGAAACCATGTCATGGAACATTTGTTCTAAAAATTGAAGATCCCGTTGAAGCAGCACGGCTTTCCTCTTTTGCAAAGCCATATACGAAGTAA
- a CDS encoding DUF1890 domain-containing protein, protein MGEIEEKKALIVLGCPEVPVQNSLAVFTAYQLRKNGYSCLIAGNPAVMKLLMTSDPEKHYISAMTTLEKAVEDITDKGEKYDLCLAFAHSDAGISYAATMRYLLPEARFITIVFGRSAEEIAKLVEYEGETIVEVAVHNPMPLKKKMSEVLGWAVSKN, encoded by the coding sequence ATGGGCGAAATAGAAGAGAAAAAGGCACTGATCGTACTTGGTTGCCCTGAGGTCCCGGTTCAAAATTCTCTTGCTGTCTTTACTGCATACCAACTGCGGAAAAATGGGTATTCTTGTCTTATTGCAGGAAACCCGGCAGTCATGAAACTATTAATGACATCGGATCCCGAAAAACACTATATTTCCGCTATGACTACTTTGGAGAAGGCTGTAGAAGATATTACAGACAAGGGTGAGAAATACGATCTCTGTCTGGCATTTGCTCATAGTGATGCCGGAATATCATATGCTGCCACTATGAGATATCTGCTCCCTGAAGCCCGATTTATTACCATCGTCTTTGGAAGATCTGCTGAAGAAATTGCAAAATTGGTCGAGTATGAGGGTGAAACTATCGTGGAAGTGGCTGTTCATAACCCGATGCCCCTGAAAAAGAAGATGAGTGAGGTGTTAGGATGGGCTGTATCGAAGAACTAA